The genomic stretch CTCCGTGTCCTTCACCAGAAAGCCCGTCGCCCCGGCGCGCAGCGCGCCGTACACGTAGTCGTCCAGATCGAAGGTGGTCAGGATGACCACCTTCACCGACGCCAGCCGCTCGTCCCCGGCGATGGCCCGGGAGGCTTCCAGACCGTCCATCCCCGGCATCCGGATGTCCATCAGGACCACGTCCGGCTCGAGCTCACGGCAGGCCGAGATCGCGGACTGCCCGTCGGGGGCCTCGCCCACCACCTCGATGTCGTCCTCGTCCTCGAGGATCGACCGGAACCCGGCCCGCACCAGCCTCTGGTCGTCCGCCAGCAGGACCCTGATCATCGGTCGCTCTCCTCCATCGGCTGTCCTGTGCTCCCGTACGGCAGCCGGGCCCGCACGGCGAATCCGCCCTCCGGCCGTGAACCCGCGGCGAGTTCGCCGCCCAGTGTCCGCGCCCGCTCGGTCATGCCGGCGATCCCGCTGCCGTCACCGGCTCCCGGGCCGGCCGTCGCGCCCCGGCCGTCGTCCTCGACGGTCAGGGCCAGCTCCTCGTCTGCGTAGTGGAGCCGGATGCAGACCCGTTCGGCTCCGCTGTGCTTGGCGGCGTTGGTCAGTGACTCCTGCACGATCCGGTACGCGGCCAGGTCGACCGGGGCGGGCAGCGGGCGTTCCCCGCCGGTGCGTTCGATCCGCACCGTGAGCCCCGCCGGTTTCGCCGAGGCCGCCAGCTCGTCCAGCAGCGCGAGTCCGGGAGCGGGTGCCGTGGGCGCTTCCTCATCGACCTGACGCAGCACCCCCAGGGTGGCCCGAAGCTCCCGCAGGGCCTGCCTGCTGCCCGCTTTGATGGCGCCGAGCGCCTCCTCGGCCTGTACGGGATCCTTCTTCAGCCGATGCAGCGCCGCACTCGCCTGCACGTTGATCATCGAGACGTTGTGCCCGATCACGTCGTGCAGCTCACGGGCGATGCGCAGCCGCTCCTCGGTGGCCCGCAGCCGTGCCTCCTCCTCGGCATAGGCCGCCCGGCCGTGCCGCACCGTGCCGAGAGCCACGACGGCGACCAGCCAGCCCGCGAGCATGAACACCGCCGTGCCGTTGATGTCGCTGTTGCCCGCGAAGGTGCCCGCGGCCATGCCGATGACCATCGCCGCCGTGATGGCGACGGCGGCCTGGAGGCGCCCCTGGGCCGCGATGGCGTACAGAGCCACGATCGGCACCACGACCAGCGGACCGTCAGTTTCGCTCAGCAGGTGGTAGCCCCCCGTGGCCAATGCCGTGAACCAGCCCACCCCCACCGGATACCGGCGCCGGAACAGCAGTGCCGCGCACACCGCGGCGATCAGCAGCCAGGACACAACGAGCGAGGGCGTCGACCCCTCCGCACCGCGCAGCAGCTGCGCCTCGGCGACCGCGACCAACGCGAACGTCCCGAGGGCCAGTGCGGCGTCGGCTCGGGTGCCACTGGGCAGCTCGAAACGGGGCGGGGCGAAAGGGGGCACGCAGTCATTCTGCCCGTCATGCCGATCCACGGAGGCCGGAGCCCACTGTGTCAGATCCGACGATCTGCGACGTTCCGTGGCTGGTGGGCTGTCGTGCGGTAAATGAGTGGCCGCGTTGTTGGGCGGGTGGACAGACTGCGCCGGTGACCGATTCCGCACTGCCTCGGCTGCTTCGCCCTCGCGCCCTGAAGCCCGGAGATCTCGTCGTCATCGCCTCGCTGTCCGGGCCGCTCCATGCCGCTGCCGAGCCCGACCTAGAGCAGGCGGTGGTCGTACTCGAACGGACGGGATTCCGTGTTCGCCGGGCTCGGCTCCTCGAAGCAGGGCGGCACCATTGGTGGAGCGCGGCTCGGCCGGCGGAGATTGCCGAGGAGCTCAACACTCTTCTGCGCGATCCCGAGGTGCGCGCGATCATCGCGCATGACGGCGGCCAGACGGCGCTCGGTTACCTCGACCTGATCGATGTCGAGGCGATCGCCGCCGACCCCAAGCCGATCCTCGGCTACAGCGACATCTCGCTTCTGCACCTGGCGCTCTATGCACGCACGGGCCTGGTCGGGTTCCACGCCGACTGCGCCACGCCCGGTCTCGGCGGGGCATGGCAGACCGCGCCCGCAGCGCGCAGAGCGGAGCTCGAGAAGCTCTACTGGACGCTGCTGACCGGCACGGAGGCGATCGGTGCGCTGCCGGCGACCCCGTCGTGGGAGTGCTGGCGTCCTGGTCGTGCCGAGGGCCGCCTCATCGGCGGAGTGATCAATCGCATCGTGCTTGCGCAGGCGACGCCGTATGCACTTCCGCTCGAGTGGTTCGACGGCGCGGTGCTGTTCTGGGAGGAGACAGGGGGCCTGGCAGCGCATGTATGGAGCTATCTACAGGTACTGCGCCACTCCGGCATCCTCGATCGGATCGCCGGCATGGTCGTGGGCGTCCCGCACGCGATCGACGGACTCGGGACGGGCGCGCCTGACACTTCCCCCACCCTGCGCGAGATAGTCCTCGACGTCCTCGGGGATCGTGACATCCCGGTCCTGGGCAACGTCGAGTTCGGACATGCCGGCCCGAATCTGCCGATGCCGGTCGGCATCCGCGTCTGCCTCGACGCGCAACAGCGGACATTGTCGCTGCTCGAACCGGCGGTACGACCGTAGGAAGCTCGCCATTTTGGCGATCTTCTATTTCCCGGATCCTCTGCGTCTGCTTCCGGATATGCATGGGCGCGGGTTTGACGGCGGCTTTCACCGGTTCCACAGGATGCGGCGATGTGCGTGGTGGTCGGGGAGGTCGCGTGAGGCGGCGGACCATGAGGGTGATGAAGGTCCAGGTGATGCGTGCCTCGCTATGGGAGATGAGCCGCTCGTGGTCGCGGACGTTTCTCCTGACGTCGTCCTCAAGTTCGGCCTGCTCGAACTGGGCCTCGTTCACGTTCTCCCGAGCCTCGGGGTGGCGCATGGCCTTGAACGCCACCTCCGGCCGGCGCAGGAAGTCGGTGGCCACCTGCGCCGCCACCGCCTCGTCATCGCGCGCCAGTTCAGGGATCGCCTCGACCTTCTCCTGCGCGGTGACCGGGACCAGGACCTCTTCGGTCTGCCAGCCCACTGACTTCTTGGCCACCTCCGCACTCCACCGGCGCCGGCCGGTGCGCCGGCGTCCTGCCGTCGGCTGCAAAACCCCGGCCCGGCGTTGCGCCCCCGCCTGTCCACCAGTCACGGAACGTCACAGATCACCGGTTCTGACAGAGCTTCGGATTGACGGCAACCTCCCGCCCATCGACGGCCACTAAGGGGCGACACCGCTCGATCTTCAAGAACGGATGAGCAATGAACAAGCAGCAGGCCCCACAGCACCGCCGACGCCGGCTTCGGCTCGCAGTGGGTACACCGCTGGCCCTGATCGCCGCGGGCGTCATCGCCTACGGCACGGTCTTCGGGGTGTTCGGCGACGACGCCAAGCCCGAGGCGTCCGCGGCGACGGCCCCGGTTCCCGACAGCGCGATGGCGGCCGTGGCCGCGATGCAGCCGGGATGGAACCTGGGCAACACGCTGGACGCCATCCCCGACGAGACGTCGTGGGGCCAGCCCCGCACCACCAAGGCCCTGCTGGACTCGGTCCGCGCCCAGGGCTTCAAGAGCATCCGCATCCCGGTGACTTGGAGCGACCACCAAGGAGCCGCGCCGAACTACACCATCGATCCGGCGTACTTGAGCCGGGTCAAGCAGGCCGTCGACTGGGCGATCGATGAGGGCTTCTACGTGATCCTCGACGTCCATCACGACTCCTGGCAGTGGACCAGCAAGATGTCCACCGACCATGACAAGGTCCTGGCCCGCTTCAACACGACCTGGACCCAGATCGCCGCCGCGTTCCGGAACGAGCCCGCCCAGCTGGTCTTCGAGAGCATCAACGAGCCTCAGTTCGACAACGCCGACAACGCTCGCAAGGCCGAGCTGCTCAACGAGCTGAACACGTACTTCCACAAGGTCGTTCGCGGGTCGGGAGGCAACAACACCAAGCGCCTGCTCATGCTGCCCACCGAGGTCTGCACCCCCGACCAGCGGCTGATGGACAACCTGGCCACCACGATCAAGTCGCTCCACGACCCCCTGCTGATCGCCACCGTGCACTACTACGGCTACTTCCCGTTCAGCGTGAACGTCGCCGGCGCCACCCGCTTCGACGCAACGGCCCGGCAAGACATGGACAAGACGTTCAAGCGGATGCGCGACACCTTCGTCGCCCAAGGCATCCCCGTCATCCTCGGCGAGTACGGCCTGCTCGGCTACGACCACGGTCCCGGCGCCGTGGAACGCGGCGAGATGCTGAAGTACTTCGAGGCGCTCGGCCACGCCGCCCGGAGCAACAAGGTCACCACCGAGCTGTGGGACAACGGCTCCTTCTACGACCGCGGCAAGCTCAAGTGGAAGGATGCGGGGCTCTTCCGCCAGATCAAGTCGAGCTGGACGACGCGATCGGCAACCGCCTCCTCGGACAACGTCTTTGTACCGAAGTCCGGCACCATCAAGGACCGTACGCTCACACTGAACCTGAACGGAACCGCCTTCAAGGCCCTCAAGCAGGGCTCCACCAAGCTGATCAGCGGCAAGGACTACACCCTCTCCGGCAACCGGCTCACCCTGATGGCGGCCACGCTCACCCGGCTCGCCGGCGACCGCTCCTACGGGGTCAAGGCGACGCTCCAGGCCGAGTTCTCCCGAGGCGTGCCCTGGCGGATCCAGGTGATCTCCCACGACGCCCCGGCGCAGTCGAGCACGACGGGAACGGCCGGTTCGTTCCGCATCCCCACCCAGTTCCGGGGTGACGTGCTGGCGACGATGAAGGCCGAGTACGCCGACGGCGGCAACGCCGGTCCGACCGATTGGACTCCGTACCAGCAGTTCAACACCTCCTTCGCGCCGGACTACGCCAAGAAGGAGATCCGTCTCACTCCCGCTTTCCTCGACGCGGTGAAGGACAACGCGCGCGTGAAGCTCACCTTCCACTTCTGGAGCGGTGCGACGGCGACGTATCACGTGACCACGTCGGGAAGCACGGTGACCGGTACGACGTCCTGAGCCGGTCCGGTGCCCGCCCGGGGAGGTTCCCGGGCGGGCTGCCTCGGACAGGACCCTTCTACTGTGGGCACAGCGAGCAAAGCCCGGTCACGAGGAACGCCATGTCCGAAAGCCCCGCCCCGGCACCGTCGCCGGGAACCAGCCGCAGCACCTCGGCGACCATTCCGCCGAACATTCTGCGCTGTCTCACGCCGGTCACCGACGGCTACGGAGTCGACCTCCGGCCCGAGCTGAGCCGAGTCGGGCTGGACGAGGAGATGATGGGCTCGGCGGCGCTGCGGGTCTCCTACCGCCAGGGCAGTGCCGTCATCCGGCGTGCGCTGGAGCTCACCGGCGACCCCCACCTGGGCCTGCGGGTGGGGGCCGCGCAGCACCTGACCTCCTGGGGCCTGCTGGGGTTCGCCCAGATGGCCGCGGAGACGTTGCGGGAGGCCATCGAGACGGGCGTGCGTTTCCAGAACCTGTCCGGGGCGATGGTGGTCTGGTCGGCGGGGCAGGAGGAAGCGGGCTATGTGTTGCGGGCCGAGCTGCCCGATCCCGCCCTCGATCCGGCGGTCGCGGTCTTCCTGGCGGAGGAGGCGTTCGCCAGCGTCGTCGCCCTCACACGGCTCAGTTCCGGGGAGGAGTTCGCCCCGCAGAGCGTGGAGTTCGCCTTTCCCGCGCCGCGCGACATGGGGCCGTTCACCGACCTGTTCCGGTGCCCGGTGCGGTTCGGCGCCGCGGAGAACCGCTTGGTGTTCCCCACGGCATGGGCCGGGCGGCCGATGCCGGGCCGCGACCGAGTCACCTACACCGGCGTCGTGGAACTGCTGGCGGAGCAGGTGGCGTCGAGGCGCGATCAGCAGGATCTGCTGGAGGGGCTGGAGATCTCGATCGCGCAGAGCCTGCCCGACGTTCCGTCCTTCGTCGAGCAGGCCCGACGGCACGCCTCCAGTGAGCGCACGCTGCGCCGTCGGCTGGCCGAGTGCGGCACGACGTATGAGGCGGTCGTCGACGGAGTGCGCCGCGAGCGGGTCGAGCAGCTGCTGCGCCGACCCGCGCTGACGCTGCGGGACATCGCCCGCCAGGCGGGCTTCTCGGATGTGCGGGCAATGCGGCGGGCGGTGCACCGCTGGCACGGAGTGACCCCGGCCCGGCTGCGCGAGGAGGGCACGGACCAGTGACGGGAGTGCCCCCGCGCGTCGGCGGGCCGCCGGGTCAGCGCGTGCGGATCCAGATGGTCTTCGCCCTGGTCCACTGTGCGAAGGCGTCCGTGGACTTCTCCGCCCCACCGAATCCCGACTGCTTCCACCCGCCGAAGGGCGTGGTGATGTCGCCTTCGCTGTAGGCGTTGACGGAGACCACCCCGGCTTCGATGCCCCGCGCGAGCCGGAGCGCGGCGTCGAGGTCGCGGGTCCACACCGAGGCGGCGAGCCCGTATTCGGTGGCATTCGCCATCCGCACCGCCTCGTCCTCCGAGGTGAAGGTCTGGACGGTCACGACAGGGCCGAACAGCTCCTTGGTGAGCACGTCGCTGCCCACCGGGACCCGGCTGATCACGGTCGGCGGGTAGTAGGCGCCGCGCGCGGGCAGACCGTGCGGAAGCCCGCCGGTGTGGATCTGGGCTCCGGCGGAGCGGGCCCCGTCCACCGCCGCCGCGACCCGGTCGAAGGCGGCACGGCTGATGAGCGGCCCCACCTGGGTGCGTGCGTCGGCGGGATCGCCGATGGCGAGGCTCTGCGCGGCCCGGGTGAACCGGTCCAGCACCTCCTCGGCGATGCTGTGGTGGACCAGGACGCGGGAGCCGGCGGTGCAGTTCTGCCCCATGGTCAGGAACGCGGCCTCGACCATGTGGTCGATCAGTTCGTCGCCGTATGCGAGCGCGTCCGGCATCAGAACCTGGGGGCTCTTGCCGCCCATCTCCAAGGAGACCCGCTTGAAGTTGGTCTCCGCCGCGTCGGCCAGGATGCGGCGTCCGGTGGCCGTCGACCCGGTGAACGACAGTGCGCGCACGAGGGGGTTGCGGGCGAGCGCCGTACCGGTGACGGGGCCGTGGCCGGGCAGCACGGTGAGCACACCGTCCGGCAGGCCCGCCTCGGCCGCCAGCGCGGCCAGGTGCAGCGTGGAGCGCGGGGTGGCCTCGGCGGGCTTGAGCAGCAGGGAGTTGCCCGCGGCGAGCGCGGGCCCGAGCTTCCAGGCGGCCATCGCCAACGGGTAGTTCCAGGGCAGGATCGCGGCGGCCACTCCGACCGGTTCACGACTCACCAGGCCCAGGCTGTCGTGACCGGTGGGGGCTACGCGGCCGAAGACCTTGTCGGCCGCCTCCGCGAACCAGCGGATCGACTCGATGGCCCCGGGTACGTCGCCGGTACGGCACTCCGTGATCGGCTTGCCCGCGTCCTCGCAGTCCAGCCGGGCCAGCAACTCGGCGTCGCGCTCCATGAGATCTGCGAGTCTCAGCAGCACAGCGGCCCGCTCCCGTGGGGACCGGCCGGCCCAGACGCCGCTCTCGAAGACCTTGTGCGCCCGCTCGGCGGCCAGCGTCACGTCCTGCTCGCTTGCCGTGGTCACGGTCGTGATCAGCTCGCCCGTCGCGGGGTTGACGACGTCCAGCGTCTCCTCGCGAGCGGTGAGGCGGGTCCCGCTCATGCTTCCTCCACCAGTTCCCACCGGCCGCCGACCTGGCGGGCCAGTCCCCTGCGGCGCAGGTCCTCCAGATAACGGGCCATACCTCGCTCGCCCCGCTTGCGGAACAGCGGGAAGAGCCGGGGCAGCAGGTTCGGGGCCAGCAGCGCGCACCGCACCAGCCGTGACTCGCCGGGCCTGACGTAGGCCTCGAGGCGGGGTTTGTCCAGCAGGCTCACAGCCGCTCTGACGACGTCGGACGGCTGCTGCGGCGCGTCCTGGAACTGCATGGAGTTCCCGCCCTCGACGGCTTCCTGGCGGAGCATCCGGGTGTCGGTCGCCGACGGCAGCACCGAACCCGCCTGGATGCCCTTGCTCCGCAGATCCAGTCCGATGGCGAGCATCGCGCCCCGCAGCCCGAACTTCGAGGCGGTGTAGACGGGGGTCTCGCCCAGCGGGAAGATCCCGCCGAGGGACACGGTGGTGATCACCCGGGGGTCGGCCGAGGCCCGCAGCAGCGGGATGGCGAGCCGGGTGGTGACCAGCGGGGAGACCAGATTGAGGTCGATCTCCCGCTCGATGCTCTCGACGCTGCGCGCGTCGAACCGTTCGGAGCTGGTCATGCCCACGTTGTTCACGAGGACATCGATCCGGCCGTGGGTGGCCGCGACGCCGTCGAGCATCAACTCCACCCCGGCGCGCTCCAGCAGGTCGCAGCCGAGCCCCACATGCCCGCTCCCCGGCAGCTCGCCGGCGGTCCGCCCGGCCCGCGCCTCGTCGATGTCGACCACGACGAGGCGGGCACCGCCCGCGGCGAAGCGGTGGCACAAGGCGCTGCCGATGCCTCCGGCGCCGCCGGTCACCAGGATGACCTTGTCACGGAAGTCGTACGTCATGGCGCCACCGCCTCCTGTCGCGCGGAGGTGGCCCGAGGCGGCAGGCCCGCGGTGCGCCAGCCCATCCCTTCGGCGACCTTGCCGAGGTACTTCACGATGGCCTCGCTGTGGACGTAGCCGGTGTGGCGCGGCGAGTCGACGAACTTCAGTCCGCCGGACAGATCGGGCCGGTCGCCGCGGATCATGCGGGCGAACCGCTCGGCCGTCGGCAGCCCGGCACGCCCGTCCCGGATGAAGGAGGCGATCAACTGGGCCTGCCGGTCGAAGAGTTGGTAGGCACCGGAGTTGGTCTCCACGAAGCCGACACCGAACAGGCCCTCATGCTCGCGGGAGAACGAGGACAGGTAGAGGTCGGGGTGCTGCTCATCGCCGAAGTACCGCTGCGCGACGGGGACTTTGTGGACGTATCCCGTGGCCAGCAGGATCAGATCGAAGTCGTCGCTGGTGCCGTCGGTGAAGTGCACCGTCCTGCCCTCGGTGCGCGCGATGCCCGGCCTGGCCGTGATGTCCCCGTGCTGGAGGTGGTGGATCAGCAGCGAGTTGAGGGCGGGGTGGGTCTCGAACAGCTTGTGGTCGGGCTTTTGCAGACCGAGCCTGCGCGGGTCGCCGTTGAGGAGCCGCAGCAGGCCGCCGAACAGCTTCTGCTGCACCCACATCGGCAGGTGGGGTCCGCCGGCGGCGATGGTGTCCACGGGCCGCCCGAACAGGTGCTTCGGTATGAACCAGTACCCACGGCGCATGCTGATCGCCGCGTGGTCGGCGGACCGCGCCG from Streptomyces davaonensis JCM 4913 encodes the following:
- a CDS encoding sensor histidine kinase; this encodes MPPFAPPRFELPSGTRADAALALGTFALVAVAEAQLLRGAEGSTPSLVVSWLLIAAVCAALLFRRRYPVGVGWFTALATGGYHLLSETDGPLVVVPIVALYAIAAQGRLQAAVAITAAMVIGMAAGTFAGNSDINGTAVFMLAGWLVAVVALGTVRHGRAAYAEEEARLRATEERLRIARELHDVIGHNVSMINVQASAALHRLKKDPVQAEEALGAIKAGSRQALRELRATLGVLRQVDEEAPTAPAPGLALLDELAASAKPAGLTVRIERTGGERPLPAPVDLAAYRIVQESLTNAAKHSGAERVCIRLHYADEELALTVEDDGRGATAGPGAGDGSGIAGMTERARTLGGELAAGSRPEGGFAVRARLPYGSTGQPMEESDR
- a CDS encoding cellulase family glycosylhydrolase; translation: MNKQQAPQHRRRRLRLAVGTPLALIAAGVIAYGTVFGVFGDDAKPEASAATAPVPDSAMAAVAAMQPGWNLGNTLDAIPDETSWGQPRTTKALLDSVRAQGFKSIRIPVTWSDHQGAAPNYTIDPAYLSRVKQAVDWAIDEGFYVILDVHHDSWQWTSKMSTDHDKVLARFNTTWTQIAAAFRNEPAQLVFESINEPQFDNADNARKAELLNELNTYFHKVVRGSGGNNTKRLLMLPTEVCTPDQRLMDNLATTIKSLHDPLLIATVHYYGYFPFSVNVAGATRFDATARQDMDKTFKRMRDTFVAQGIPVILGEYGLLGYDHGPGAVERGEMLKYFEALGHAARSNKVTTELWDNGSFYDRGKLKWKDAGLFRQIKSSWTTRSATASSDNVFVPKSGTIKDRTLTLNLNGTAFKALKQGSTKLISGKDYTLSGNRLTLMAATLTRLAGDRSYGVKATLQAEFSRGVPWRIQVISHDAPAQSSTTGTAGSFRIPTQFRGDVLATMKAEYADGGNAGPTDWTPYQQFNTSFAPDYAKKEIRLTPAFLDAVKDNARVKLTFHFWSGATATYHVTTSGSTVTGTTS
- a CDS encoding aldehyde dehydrogenase family protein, coding for MSGTRLTAREETLDVVNPATGELITTVTTASEQDVTLAAERAHKVFESGVWAGRSPRERAAVLLRLADLMERDAELLARLDCEDAGKPITECRTGDVPGAIESIRWFAEAADKVFGRVAPTGHDSLGLVSREPVGVAAAILPWNYPLAMAAWKLGPALAAGNSLLLKPAEATPRSTLHLAALAAEAGLPDGVLTVLPGHGPVTGTALARNPLVRALSFTGSTATGRRILADAAETNFKRVSLEMGGKSPQVLMPDALAYGDELIDHMVEAAFLTMGQNCTAGSRVLVHHSIAEEVLDRFTRAAQSLAIGDPADARTQVGPLISRAAFDRVAAAVDGARSAGAQIHTGGLPHGLPARGAYYPPTVISRVPVGSDVLTKELFGPVVTVQTFTSEDEAVRMANATEYGLAASVWTRDLDAALRLARGIEAGVVSVNAYSEGDITTPFGGWKQSGFGGAEKSTDAFAQWTRAKTIWIRTR
- a CDS encoding AraC family transcriptional regulator, with the protein product MSESPAPAPSPGTSRSTSATIPPNILRCLTPVTDGYGVDLRPELSRVGLDEEMMGSAALRVSYRQGSAVIRRALELTGDPHLGLRVGAAQHLTSWGLLGFAQMAAETLREAIETGVRFQNLSGAMVVWSAGQEEAGYVLRAELPDPALDPAVAVFLAEEAFASVVALTRLSSGEEFAPQSVEFAFPAPRDMGPFTDLFRCPVRFGAAENRLVFPTAWAGRPMPGRDRVTYTGVVELLAEQVASRRDQQDLLEGLEISIAQSLPDVPSFVEQARRHASSERTLRRRLAECGTTYEAVVDGVRRERVEQLLRRPALTLRDIARQAGFSDVRAMRRAVHRWHGVTPARLREEGTDQ
- a CDS encoding SDR family NAD(P)-dependent oxidoreductase; amino-acid sequence: MTYDFRDKVILVTGGAGGIGSALCHRFAAGGARLVVVDIDEARAGRTAGELPGSGHVGLGCDLLERAGVELMLDGVAATHGRIDVLVNNVGMTSSERFDARSVESIEREIDLNLVSPLVTTRLAIPLLRASADPRVITTVSLGGIFPLGETPVYTASKFGLRGAMLAIGLDLRSKGIQAGSVLPSATDTRMLRQEAVEGGNSMQFQDAPQQPSDVVRAAVSLLDKPRLEAYVRPGESRLVRCALLAPNLLPRLFPLFRKRGERGMARYLEDLRRRGLARQVGGRWELVEEA
- a CDS encoding flavin-containing monooxygenase, with protein sequence MSENQYDTCVIGAGPAGLAVARALAERGLPYTHIERHTGPGGLWDIDNPGSPMYESAHFISSKTLSGFGGYPMPDHFADYPPHRQILSYLTSFAEAYGLGDRIEFGTEVRGVAKNPDGTWTVTRADGRASTHRQVVVCTGAQWHPNVPDLPGDFTGEVRHTVTYRSGAELRGKRVLVVGAGNSGLDIACDAARSADHAAISMRRGYWFIPKHLFGRPVDTIAAGGPHLPMWVQQKLFGGLLRLLNGDPRRLGLQKPDHKLFETHPALNSLLIHHLQHGDITARPGIARTEGRTVHFTDGTSDDFDLILLATGYVHKVPVAQRYFGDEQHPDLYLSSFSREHEGLFGVGFVETNSGAYQLFDRQAQLIASFIRDGRAGLPTAERFARMIRGDRPDLSGGLKFVDSPRHTGYVHSEAIVKYLGKVAEGMGWRTAGLPPRATSARQEAVAP
- a CDS encoding S66 peptidase family protein, which translates into the protein MTDSALPRLLRPRALKPGDLVVIASLSGPLHAAAEPDLEQAVVVLERTGFRVRRARLLEAGRHHWWSAARPAEIAEELNTLLRDPEVRAIIAHDGGQTALGYLDLIDVEAIAADPKPILGYSDISLLHLALYARTGLVGFHADCATPGLGGAWQTAPAARRAELEKLYWTLLTGTEAIGALPATPSWECWRPGRAEGRLIGGVINRIVLAQATPYALPLEWFDGAVLFWEETGGLAAHVWSYLQVLRHSGILDRIAGMVVGVPHAIDGLGTGAPDTSPTLREIVLDVLGDRDIPVLGNVEFGHAGPNLPMPVGIRVCLDAQQRTLSLLEPAVRP